From the Solibacillus sp. FSL R5-0449 genome, one window contains:
- the jag gene encoding RNA-binding cell elongation regulator Jag/EloR, with protein MKQTTQIGATVEEAISLALQKLGHTREQVDVEVLQEGKKGFLGFGARNAEVRVTVKEIVQQQVDQETTSGSGSDVEELTIVEETIENEPVLANEDQPIHHEQQQVDPIEEAKQYLTNIALGMGITDLTIDHETDGKHVSFKLSSEKAALLIGKRGLTLNALQHLTQLILNKTAKSFMILQMDVEDYRERRQAALEQLALRMADKAIRTRKPVSFEPMASYERKIIHNALANRIDIETHSEGVEPNRYLVIEPVK; from the coding sequence GTGAAACAAACTACGCAAATAGGCGCAACAGTAGAAGAAGCGATCTCATTAGCGTTACAAAAGCTTGGCCATACTCGTGAACAAGTTGATGTGGAAGTTTTACAAGAGGGCAAAAAAGGATTTTTAGGTTTTGGGGCACGAAATGCTGAAGTTCGTGTCACTGTAAAGGAAATTGTTCAGCAGCAAGTGGATCAAGAGACGACTTCAGGTTCTGGATCAGATGTGGAAGAACTGACAATTGTCGAGGAAACAATCGAGAATGAGCCGGTTTTAGCTAATGAAGATCAACCAATTCACCATGAACAACAACAAGTGGATCCTATTGAAGAGGCAAAACAGTATTTAACGAATATTGCTTTAGGAATGGGAATTACAGATTTAACAATTGACCATGAAACAGATGGCAAACATGTTTCATTTAAGTTATCGAGCGAGAAAGCAGCGTTATTAATTGGAAAGCGTGGCCTTACATTAAATGCGCTTCAACATTTAACTCAGCTCATTCTTAATAAAACGGCCAAATCGTTTATGATTTTACAAATGGATGTGGAAGATTATCGTGAGCGACGTCAAGCAGCACTTGAACAGCTTGCATTACGCATGGCGGACAAGGCTATTCGAACACGAAAACCCGTATCATTTGAACCAATGGCATCTTATGAACGAAAAATTATTCATAATGCTTTGGCAAATCGCATAGATATCGAAACACACTCAGAAGGTGTCGAACCAAATCGATATTTAGTGATTGAGCCAGTAAAATAA